The Acidaminococcus fermentans DSM 20731 sequence TGTCATGGGCCATGACCTCCACAGTGAAGATGCCACCAACATCCCCTATTTCCGGACCCTGGTGCAGCTGGACCTGAAAATGCTCTGCGATGGGGACAACCGGTCCACCCTGACCTACGGGTCCTTCTATTCCGGCAAGGGCATCTATGCCATCATCAAGTTCAACTCCATCAAGGGGACTTTTTCCAACCAGTACAAGCAGCTGAAGTTCAGCGATGTGGAAATCAAATCGGACGGCGGCGACATTGTGGCGCCTCAGTTCGAGCTGGTGGACGGGAAACTGCAGATGGGAAATCTGTACTATGTGGCGCCGGGAGGCGCCCGGGCACGGATCCACTTTTTCGGATAAAACAGGGGCTGTTGGAGAAACAGCCCCTTTCTTTGGGTAAAAAGGAGGAAGAGAATGAAACTGCTGCGGATCCTGGGGATCCTGTTCCTGCTGCTGTCTGCCGGATGCGGACCGGCCGCACCGGAACAGGGGGGCTATACGGTGACCGATGTGCGGGGAAAGACCGTGCATCTGCCCCGTCCGCCCCGGAAAATCCTTACCGACTCCCTCCATCTGGATGAGACCCTGCTGACCCTGGTGCCGGCGGATCATCTGGCCGGCGCCTGTTACCTGGACCGGGAGTCGGGGATTTCCTTCATTGCAGAAGAAACCCGGTCCGTGGAGCCGGTTCTCCGGGAGGTGACTCCGGAAACGGTGGCAGGGACCAAACCGGACCTGTTTCTTGCTTCCACCTGGTCCGACCCGGGGCTGATCCAGAAAGTGGAGGAACTGGGAATCCCGGTGGTGGTGTGCCGGGGTCCGGTGACCCTGGAAGAAATCCGGGAAAATGTCCGGCTGATGGCCCGGGCCCTGGACCGGGAAACGGTGGGGGAAAAAGTCCTGGCCCGGATGGATGACCAGCTGGAAAGGACGGAAAAGACCCTGGCCGCGCTGAAGGAGCCGGAACCGGTGGGAATGCTGGTTTCGCTCATGAGCCGGTATGGAGGCGGCGGATCCCTGTATGACGACCTGTGCCGCCGGGCCCATGTGGGCAACGGGCTGAGCCGGGCCGGTCTGCAGAACGGACAGCCCCTGACCCGGGAAGCCATCCTCCAGGCGGATCCGGATTTCTTCCTGATTTCCCTGCCCTATGGGGAGGAAAAAGCGGACTATGAGAAATTCCAGCAGCAGTTCTTTGCCGATCCGGCTCTCCAGGGACTGAAAGGGTATGACCGCCGGGTGGCCCTGCCGGACCGGTATGTGTATGATGCGTCCCCCATGGCGGTTTACGGTATCCAGGCCCTGGCCAACGGAGCCTATGGGAGACCGCTATTTCCCCTGGAACGGGAACCTCTGCTGAAAGGATACTGATATGGAACTGACAATGGCAAAAGGAAAGGTGGGCTATGGTGGGAAAACAGTCCTGGAGAATCTGGATCTGTGCCTGAAACCGGGAGACTGCCTCGGCCTTGTGGGACCCAACGGGGCCGGGAAAAGCACCATGCTGAGGACTTTGGCGGGGATCCTGCCTCTCCAGGCCGGAGCACTGACCCTGGGAGACCGGCCCCTGGGAGAATGGAACCGGCGGGAATGGAGCCGGCAGGTGTCCTATCTGCCCCAGGAAAGAGAACTGCCCTTTGGCTATACGGCGGAATCCACTGTGCTGATGGGCCGGTATCCCTATCTGGGCTGGCAGCAGCAGGAAGGCAGCCGGGAAAAAGCACAGGCCAGGGCCTGTCTCGGACTGTTCGGGCTGGAAAAAATGGCGGCACGGCCTGTCACGGAACTGTCCGGAGGGCAGCGGCAGCGGGTGCTGCTGGCCCGGATCCTGATCCAGCAGACCCCTGTGGTCCTGTTGGATGAACCTACGGCGGAACTGGATCTGGTCTATGAAAATACGGTACTGGGGCTGAGCCGGCAGCTGGCCCGTGCCGGACGGAGCGTGGTCCTGTCCCTCCACGATATCGGTCAGGCTGCCCGGTACTGTACCCGGCTTGTTTTGCTGGGGCAGGGAGGGATGCTGGCCCAGGGGTCCCCCCGGGACGTGCTGACGGAAGAAAGGCTGGAGGCGGCCTATGGGGTACCGTTCCTGGTGCGGGAACAGGAGGGTGAACTGACGGTCCGGGTCCGGCAGGATCCGGACCGGGAAGCCCGGGAAGAAAAATGGCTGGAGCAGATTTTGGAAAACAGGGAGGCATAAGCGAATGATTGGATGGCTGGAGTATGGATGGATGTATTTTCTGCGGGGCGGGGTGGTGATGTGGCCCCTGCTTCTGTGTTCGCTGGTTTCTCTGACCCTCATCCTGGAACGGGGGGCTTTTTTCCGGCGGGAAGATTCCGGCAGGGACTATCCCCGCACCTTCTGCCGGATGGTGCGGCAGAAACAATGGCAGGACCTGCTGGCAATGAGCCGCCGGACCCGGGGTGCCCAGGCGGAACTGGGAATCCGGCTGCTGACGGCTCCGCCGGAGGCCCGGGAGAAGGAAAGTTATATCCTGGGAGAAAGCCAGCAGCTGGTAAGCCGTTTTGACAAAGGGCTGAACTACCTGTCCGTCATCGTTACCCTGGCACCCATCCTGGGACTCCTGGGCACCATTACCGGCATGATGTCCTCTTTCCAGGCCCTGGGGGACCGGTGGGACAATCCCCTGGGGGTTACAGCCGGGGTGGCGGAAGCCATGATCACCACTGTGTTCGGCCTGCTGATCGCCATTGGGACCATCTGCTTCCACACCTATTTTTCCCAACGGGTGAATACGGTGCTGGAAGAAGTGGAACAGATGGACAATGCCTTTATGGAAAACGCCGGGGATATGCCCCGTGAGGGAGGGAAGAGAGTATGATCCATCTCCATCGGTCAGGGGGAGAGAAACATCCCTCCATCCAGATTTCACCCATGATCGATATGGTGTTCCTGCTGCTGATTTTTTTCATCGTCTGTACCATGTACATGACCCAGCAGAAGGGTGTACCGGTGGAACTGCCGGCAGGACGGGGACAGCTGCAGCAGAAAGCCCAGGTGGAAGTGACCCTGCCCAGGGACGGGACTATCTGGTACCAGGATCATCCGGTGACTGTGGAGGAACTGGTCCGGGAAGCGGCTGCGGCGGCCAGGGAAAACCCCCATCAGACCATAAACCTGCGGGCGGACAAGGAAGTCAGCTATGGCCGGGTCATGGGAATCATGGGGGAACTGAAACGGGCGGGACTGGAAGAATTTTCCCTTTCCGTTTCCACAGGTGAAGCCCATGGCTAAGCCGGAATGGAACCGGTATTTCAGCCTGTCCCTGCTGGCCCATCTGCTGATCCTGTCCTTGGGAGGGGCCCTGCTTTATGCCCATCGGTCCCTGCCGGAAACGCCGCAGGAATCCATCCGGGTCCATCTGGCGGGGCCGGACAGAGGCAGGGGAAATGCCGGAACCCCGGGAAAAGGAAAGGATTCCGCAGCACAGCAGGGAAACGGGACGGCCCATGCCGGGACCGGAGAACAGGACAGGCTGTTGGAACAGCTGATGGAAGCCCCCAGCCGGGTCAATGACCGGGGTGAAGTGGAGCGCCCGGAAAGGAACGGCGCACAGGAATCGGGAGGAGAGCAGGCTGGGGTCAGTCCTTCTTCTGGCGGATCCGGAGAAACTGGGGGAAGCGGGAACCTGGCAGGAAACGGACAGGGGAACGGTTCCGGCGGTCCTGGTGCAGGGGATGGATCCGGAGCATCCCAGGGCGGCGGGGAAAGCCTGGAGGACCGGAGCCGTGATGCCAGTCTGGAAAGCTACAGCAAAATCTATCCCCAGGCCGCCCGGGCTTCGGGAGAAGAAGGGACGGCCCAGGTGGGGGTTGAAATCAGTGCCGGAGGAGAGGTGCTGTCCGCCTGGCTGGAAAGCAGCACCGGCTATGACCGTCTGGACCGGGCCGCTTTGAAAAGTGCCCGGCAGTGGACATTTTCCCCGGCCCTGGATGCAGCCGGACATCCTGTGCCTTCCCGGAAAAGCGTCACCGTGGTGTATTTCCTTACGGAGTAGAGGCGGAAGAATCCCGTCTTGCACCGGAAAAGGACTCTTTGTATAATACAGACGATGGAGAAAAGGGAAAGGAAGATGTGCTATGGTCCAGAAGAAAATCCGTACCCTTGCCTGCAGCACCCTGCTGGCAGGATTGTGGATGCTGATGGGAGCGGGGGCTGCCCAGGCGCAGCCGGCCACCGCCTCGGAAGCCGCCCACCATGTAATCGAACAGGAGCTCCAGAGCCATGTGCCCGGACAGGCTGTGTATGCCCGGAACGGAGTGGTGATCCGGAGTGGGATCCTGGGGGAAAAAGACCTGCTGATCCATTATCCCCAGGTAAGAGTCATGGGAAATCCCCAGGCATCCAGGAAGATTTCCCGGTATTTTGCAAAGCAGGCCAATCTGTCCCGGGAAAACTACAACAAGGCCAATACCATGGAAGAAAAACTGACTTCCCGGGTGGATTTCCAGGTAAGTTACCATGGAAACCGGTATCTGTCCTTCCAGACGTATGGCTATGACTATGTGGAACGGGCGGCCCATCCCACCAGCTGGGAACTGGGGAAGACCTTTGATCTGACCACCGGGGAACGGGTACCCTGGCAGAAAGTCATCCGTCAGGATCTGCGGGATCAGTTTACCCTGAAGAAAATCAATGAAGCCCTCTGGAATACGGAATATGGGAAAGGTCATTATTTCTTCCAGGATTTCAAGGGCCTGGAAAAACTGCCGGAAAACTATTATCTGGACGAAAAGGGCCATGTCCATTTTGTCTTTGGACAATACGAAATCGCCCCCTATGCGGTGGGGATCATCGATCTGAATATGGGGCTGGGAGTGTAACGAAGGATACGTTCTTTTCGGCAGCCGGAGCAGACAGCGGGCAAAAGTGGCCTGGCTGTCTGTTTTGGTTTACAATAACAGAAGAAGGGAATTCCGGTCAGAACAAGGAAGAAGGAGAGGATAAAGATGAAACTGTGGAAGAAGGAACTGATGGGGTGTGCCCTGGCAGGACTGGTGGGGCTGGGGACTGCATTTGGAGCCGTACCGGCTTCTCAGGCGGAAGCCGGCGGCGTGCTGGTGGATGTGCTGGGAACCGCCATTGCCGGGACTATGTACCGGGACAAGGTCATGGGGGTCTACAAGACGTACAACAACACCGACAAAGGCCGGCAGGAATGGTTCGAACATATGAAGGAAGAAGAAGGGGTGGTGGACAATGAGTATCTGAACAGCCGTCTGGATACCATTATGGCCAACGTAACCGCGGGAATCGGGGCCGTGGATCCTACGGTATACAAGAAACCCTATCATTATTTCATCAGCCCCCATGATGATGCCAACGCGTACTGCACCATCGGACACAATGTGAATGTATACAAGGGGATCTTCAATCTGTTCCCCACCGATGATGAAATCGCAGTGGTGATTGGCCATGAACTGGGCCATGGCCAGAAAGACCATCCCATCCAGGGCGTGAAAAAATCCCTGAATGCAGCGGTACTGGCAGAGATGGCCAATGCAGCCACCGGAGGTATAGCCAGCGGAGCCATTGGACAGCTGTATACCTATACCCGGAACGTCCATTTGTCCAAACCCATGGAATGGGAAGCGGACAATCTGGCTTTTGACTATATCACCCACACCAATTACAATCCGGGCGCCACGGCAGCCGTATGGCAGCGGTTCCTGGAAAAATATGGGAATATGAACGTCCATTGGAGCGACCATCCCACCTGTACCGAACGGCGGGAGAACTACGTGAAAAAACTCAACGCCTGGAGCAACAAACATGTGGATGACAAAGACGGCGTGGTGTATGTGAACAAGAAAGAATTCATCACCCCCAGCGCCACCGGCTCCATGTCCAGCAAGGAACGGTCCTACTTCGTCATGGGGAATCTGGCCGCCGTGTACCACAACAACAAGACGGCCCCGGAAGCTTATGCCAATGGAGATACAGTGATGATGGGAGAACAGCCTATTATGACCAGTACCGGGGATGATCCTACGGCAGAAGAATTGGCAGCCAAACTGAATCGAATCAAATGATGGAATAAATAAAATAAAAGAGCGTTTAATTGTCCGTGACAGGCCGAACAATTAAACGCTCTTTTAAAAATAGAACGAGTTGAAATGAAACAAAGAGTAAAAGAATGTAAAAAATACATATGAAAGTAAAATATACGTAAATAACCGTAAATAAGAAAAATATAAACGATAATATGGAATTTGAAGGATCGATATAAGTATGGTATTATAATTAAGCGTTCTCGAGAGAGAATGCAGTCAGAAATCAGCTTCAACAACCAGATGTTTTCAAAAGAAAATAAAAAAGTTGTTGACAGAAACAATGATTCCTGATAAAATAAAAAAGCTGTCGCTGAG is a genomic window containing:
- a CDS encoding energy transducer TonB encodes the protein MAKPEWNRYFSLSLLAHLLILSLGGALLYAHRSLPETPQESIRVHLAGPDRGRGNAGTPGKGKDSAAQQGNGTAHAGTGEQDRLLEQLMEAPSRVNDRGEVERPERNGAQESGGEQAGVSPSSGGSGETGGSGNLAGNGQGNGSGGPGAGDGSGASQGGGESLEDRSRDASLESYSKIYPQAARASGEEGTAQVGVEISAGGEVLSAWLESSTGYDRLDRAALKSARQWTFSPALDAAGHPVPSRKSVTVVYFLTE
- a CDS encoding MotA/TolQ/ExbB proton channel family protein — protein: MIGWLEYGWMYFLRGGVVMWPLLLCSLVSLTLILERGAFFRREDSGRDYPRTFCRMVRQKQWQDLLAMSRRTRGAQAELGIRLLTAPPEAREKESYILGESQQLVSRFDKGLNYLSVIVTLAPILGLLGTITGMMSSFQALGDRWDNPLGVTAGVAEAMITTVFGLLIAIGTICFHTYFSQRVNTVLEEVEQMDNAFMENAGDMPREGGKRV
- a CDS encoding RsiV family protein; translated protein: MVQKKIRTLACSTLLAGLWMLMGAGAAQAQPATASEAAHHVIEQELQSHVPGQAVYARNGVVIRSGILGEKDLLIHYPQVRVMGNPQASRKISRYFAKQANLSRENYNKANTMEEKLTSRVDFQVSYHGNRYLSFQTYGYDYVERAAHPTSWELGKTFDLTTGERVPWQKVIRQDLRDQFTLKKINEALWNTEYGKGHYFFQDFKGLEKLPENYYLDEKGHVHFVFGQYEIAPYAVGIIDLNMGLGV
- a CDS encoding ABC transporter substrate-binding protein yields the protein MKLLRILGILFLLLSAGCGPAAPEQGGYTVTDVRGKTVHLPRPPRKILTDSLHLDETLLTLVPADHLAGACYLDRESGISFIAEETRSVEPVLREVTPETVAGTKPDLFLASTWSDPGLIQKVEELGIPVVVCRGPVTLEEIRENVRLMARALDRETVGEKVLARMDDQLERTEKTLAALKEPEPVGMLVSLMSRYGGGGSLYDDLCRRAHVGNGLSRAGLQNGQPLTREAILQADPDFFLISLPYGEEKADYEKFQQQFFADPALQGLKGYDRRVALPDRYVYDASPMAVYGIQALANGAYGRPLFPLEREPLLKGY
- a CDS encoding M48 family metallopeptidase, whose product is MKLWKKELMGCALAGLVGLGTAFGAVPASQAEAGGVLVDVLGTAIAGTMYRDKVMGVYKTYNNTDKGRQEWFEHMKEEEGVVDNEYLNSRLDTIMANVTAGIGAVDPTVYKKPYHYFISPHDDANAYCTIGHNVNVYKGIFNLFPTDDEIAVVIGHELGHGQKDHPIQGVKKSLNAAVLAEMANAATGGIASGAIGQLYTYTRNVHLSKPMEWEADNLAFDYITHTNYNPGATAAVWQRFLEKYGNMNVHWSDHPTCTERRENYVKKLNAWSNKHVDDKDGVVYVNKKEFITPSATGSMSSKERSYFVMGNLAAVYHNNKTAPEAYANGDTVMMGEQPIMTSTGDDPTAEELAAKLNRIK
- a CDS encoding ABC transporter ATP-binding protein, translating into MELTMAKGKVGYGGKTVLENLDLCLKPGDCLGLVGPNGAGKSTMLRTLAGILPLQAGALTLGDRPLGEWNRREWSRQVSYLPQERELPFGYTAESTVLMGRYPYLGWQQQEGSREKAQARACLGLFGLEKMAARPVTELSGGQRQRVLLARILIQQTPVVLLDEPTAELDLVYENTVLGLSRQLARAGRSVVLSLHDIGQAARYCTRLVLLGQGGMLAQGSPRDVLTEERLEAAYGVPFLVREQEGELTVRVRQDPDREAREEKWLEQILENREA
- a CDS encoding ExbD/TolR family protein, producing the protein MIHLHRSGGEKHPSIQISPMIDMVFLLLIFFIVCTMYMTQQKGVPVELPAGRGQLQQKAQVEVTLPRDGTIWYQDHPVTVEELVREAAAAARENPHQTINLRADKEVSYGRVMGIMGELKRAGLEEFSLSVSTGEAHG